A region from the Hypanus sabinus isolate sHypSab1 chromosome 22, sHypSab1.hap1, whole genome shotgun sequence genome encodes:
- the LOC132379754 gene encoding interferon-induced protein with tetratricopeptide repeats 5-like, translating to MMSNTLKESLFEKLCQLQCHFTWVPQKDNIDFRDLKLRLQDSIKLDVKYQASSYNHLAFVNCQQGDYEEAIQNLKEAEKIWRENHEDEFERRSIITYGNFAWVHYHMGQLTEAQSYLDKLEMICKPLSDGPHYTAMIPQVYGEKGWSLLTFGNIVYYEEAKECFEKALEEDSNNVEWNMGFVTAVYRLETISGVSENQEQNQCVKYLQRVLELDPDDTVAMVMLALKLQEFNEAEKANELVEEALRKSPDLPYVLRYTAKFYRIARAFDIAIGLLKRALELTPCSAFLHHQVGMCYRGKLFTLKKKADYNYPGRAVFQQKAELIRMCKYHLEKAFQLKSSFIFAKLDFAGICLENGELDRAEEIYNSLLSLKDLAPDNKQALVLQVGLFELYHKRSESNAITYLLDGLKIHPGSKNWKFCDSNLRKILRSQIKRNPRNSKAFGVLGLVHQLAGEKAEAIKCFEMALEFDPGTEEHLTALSELCLST from the exons ATGATGAG CAACACTCTGAAGGAATCCCTGTTTGAGAAACTCTGCCAGCTTCAGTGTCACTTCACATGGGTTCCACAGAAGGACAACATTGACTTCAGAGATTTGAAGCTTAGATTACAAGATTCTATAAAACTTGATGTAAAATATCAAGCCTCATCCTACAACCATCTTGCTTTTGTGAACTGTCAGCAAGGTGACTATGAAGAAGCAATTCAAAATTTAAAGGAAGCTGAAAAGATTTGGAGAGAGAACCACGAAGATGAATTTGAAAGAAGAAGCATCATCACCTATGGAAACTTTGCCTGGGTGCATTACCACATGGGACAACTGACTGAGGCCCAATCCTACCTCGACAAGCTGGAGATGATCTGTAAACCGCTCAGTGACGGCCCTCACTATACAGCAATGATACCCCAGGTGTACGGGGAGAAGGGATGGTCACTGTTAACTTTTGGTAATATTGTTTACTATGAGGAGGCAAAGGAATGTTTTGAGAAGGCTTTGGAGGAGGATTCCAATAATGTGGAGTGGAATATGGGCTTTGTGACTGCTGTTTATCGTCTGGAAACAATTTCAGGTGTTTCAGAGAATCAGGAGCAGAATCAATGTGTGAAGTATCTGCAACGGGTGCTGGAGCTTGACCCAGATGACACGGTGGCCATGGTTATGTTGGCCCTAAAACTGCAAGAGTTCAATGAAGCAGAGAAAGCAAATGAATTAGTTGAAGAAGCATTGAGGAAGTCCCCAGATTTGCCATATGTGCTTCGCTATACAGCAAAATTTTATAGAATAGCACGAGCTTTCGATATCGCAATAGGCCTGTTGAAGAGAGCTTTAGAGCTTACTCCATGCTCTGCCTTCTTACACCACCAAGTTGGTATGTGTTACAGAGGaaaactgttcactctgaaaAAGAAAGCAGACTACAACTATCCTGGCAGAGCTGTATTTCAACAGAAAGCTGAGTTGATCAGGATGTGCAAATATCATTTAGAAAAGGCATTTCAACTGAAATCATCATTTATTTTTGCAAAACTGGATTTTGCAGGAATCTGCTTAGAAAATGGAGAACTAGACCgagcagaggagatctacaacaGTCTGCTGAGCTTGAAGGATCTTGCTCCAGATAATAAGCAAGCACTAGTTTTACAAGTTGGATTATTTGAACTGTACCACAAAAGATCTGAATCAAACGCCATCACCTATTTACTGGACGGACTTAAAATCCATCCTGGAAGTAAAAATTGGAAGTTCTGTGACAGTAACTTGAGAAAGATTTTAAGAAGCCAAATTAAGAGAAATCCAAGAAACAGCAAAGCCTTTGGTGTTCTTGGATTAGTGCACCAGCTGGCTGGGGAGAAGGCTGAGGCTATTAAATGCTTTGAAATGGCCTTAGAATTTGATCCCGGCACTGAAGAACATCTCACAGCTCTTAGTGAATTATGTCTTTCTACATAG